Sequence from the Drosophila innubila isolate TH190305 chromosome 3L unlocalized genomic scaffold, UK_Dinn_1.0 0_D_3L, whole genome shotgun sequence genome:
TATAGCTGATAATTGGTGGTAAAATATGACAACGTTAGTTGAGGAAGTCCCAATTGAGTATATTGTCAACATCCTTTAGATAAGATATACTTTTGAATGATGGCACCCGATAGTCTCATGTCCCTCCTGGGCAGTGCCACCATTTGCGTATAAGTTTGATACTGATTCCAAGAAATGAAACTAGTGTGAGGTTGGGTCATAATGAATCGAATGGCATTcaacaactgttgttgcttattCCGTGCACTCGCTGTGACGTGAACTGCATATAAACTGCAGCCGGGTGGCAAACGGAAGCTGCGGCAAGCAGTCAGATGCAATTCATTGGAatgcattgcattttaaagaaatGCCGCGAAGCTCTGACTATTTtgcataacaaacaacaaagaattttaattgaggCAGAGGCTTCTTCTTATAAAGGCGCACatccaaaataataaaataataagcaccaagttttaaatatcaaaacatAGGACATCATCCGCGGCATTTTAATGGTCGATAAGCCAATTGACAGTCTCTTtacaattaacattttatcaatAGAGCGTCCAAAACGTAAATTCATTCCCATCGATGGATGGTGTGGATGCCCACGCTGGCAGACAGGGGCCCATTAAAACGGGACGGAACTGAAAGCCCCATTGGAATTACAAACACGCAGCCGCAAATTGTTAAACGCGTGCACACcaaaacaaacgaaaacaacaaaaaaaaagagccaCAAGATGTACATAGATACAAGTTTCTTtagctatgtgtgtgtgtgtgtgtgtgtaaaaaatgcaaatagctTTAAGCAAACTGAGCCtgaaattgaactaaaattgaagaaattgaaatacgaatacgacacaaatgcatttttaatttttaagcgcCTCACGGCATgaggtatatatatttatgtatatatctatttatttattcatttgtgtattgtttacaatttataatgtatattgtatgtatgtttttgttttcgatttaGTCAGagatttttgtatattgtatgAATTCACACGTTTTATGCACAGTATTTGTAcgattcttttgttttgtttgctcgTGACAAACAAGCttagcgttttttttttatgttttgtttataattttaggtATGTATTAACTAGTCTAGATTATTGCACTATAGCTCAAAGTTTAGCTTCTAAATTCACTATCTACTTAGTTTATTAACAATGCGAAAAGCTAGTTCTTCGTTTTGTATAAATAGGcaataaacattttcactATACACGTTTACGTGCACATAGACACGGACATTctaacaaacacacaacacacagacaTTCTTATACACACTCCTAACGCATGGCTGACAGTACGAGTGTGTGGgagagagtgtgagtgtgtgtgttcctAGCGTACAATCACAGCACACAAATTACATGATTTCCtcttaatacaaataaaacaaactataTTTTGGCGTAGTTGCATCATCCTCCACTTGAGTCGCCTAGATGCGACTGCAGAAGTTGTAAAGCAATTGTTTATCCTCGAAATGATAGACATTATTAATGTGTCGCAGCACGCGACCATCAACGAGATGACGTGCATAATGCACAGCCTCCATGCGATCCTTTGAAAGGCCAACCTCAATAAGCCAACTGACAAACTCGCTGCCATAGAAGACCTTGCGATAAACTCGTATGCGCCATCTGCTGAaagcaattacaattaaaatggtTAATAGAAtgtcaattcaattgaatggataataagtaaattgatgtaataattattttgtatggaATTTAAATTTCGCTACGTTCTTTTGAAACTTTAATGACAAGACATGCAATAAGTATTGGAAATACTCGCCTTCTGTCCTTAGCAATATCCTTTTTGCAATTCTCCAAATGATGATTGCGAAATTGCTCGCAAATTTGTTTGGTATCTGGACGCAGACTCGACCAGTGGGGTAGACTGACCACATTGGCGCCATACCTAAAACGATGTGGATATTAGTAACAGCTAAAAGTCTTAGGGTAAGTATTGAACCTACCATATCTTTCGCCAGAATTTGATCAGCGGCATTAGTAACTCGCCCGTATCGCTTATGAAAACGGCCAACACAATTAAACCTTGGCCAAAGTTAAGGAACGCATCGAGAAAACTCAATTCCAAATAGATACCCGACATGCCCTCCATGACCAGCGTCCAAATCGATACCGCCAAGCCGACAAACATTGAGCACAACAGAATTATCAATAGGATTGTGTGTTTCAATGTTTGATGCTCATCGCAGTCGCTCGTGTGCTCCAACGGCTCCAAACCGCTGCGCGTCTGCTCCTCATAACGTTCTATGATGTTCTGGCAACCTTGACGCGAGGTGCTCGGACCGCAGTTGTACGAGCTGCTGCACATGTGGCTGCAACAGGAAAGAGAATCaatataaattgttgcaagcaattgaaatcaatCATTAGCATACGATTCAGTTGGAGGTGCCGTATCGATTTTGTCCAGATCTTTGGGATCCATTACGTTTCGTTGGCGACTACGATTTAAAAGATCTTCGATGTCCATAACAACTGTAGATGCtgttgtgggcgtggtcaCCGCTGAGCCCGAACAACAGTTGCCACTGCCGGAACCACAACCTCCGTTGGATCTTTGGACTGTCACGTCTGCTGTGGGTATGATGTCATCATCATCCGACGAGGACGAATAGGATGTGGTGCGCGCGCTTTGTCTGATCGAGGAACGATCCACGTTGGCCAGCAAATTGGCTGTCGAAACGGTCGAGTGCAAATCTGAAGGTGCTAGAAAGTAAACAAGTTTGATTTAAGATTAAAAGTTTTGACATTAAAAGGCATACCCGAATCCGGATTGGACAACTCACGCGTATAAGTCAAGTACTTTTCATATCGCTTCTTGTAACGCTGTTGCAACACCAGGCAGCCCACAGTGActgtaaaatataatacaagaCGTTCAGATTAGTCTTATGTCAAAATCGTTAGCGCTTCTTTAGTCCACATTAAGTTTCAGATTGAAAACTTTACGTGCATCATTGTAAGCTTGCAACACCTTGCGGCGTGTGAAGCTGTCTTAACGCGTCAACGCTTTGTATGCTGTCATCATGTGGGAATCGTCAAAGGATAACATTATCTATGTAGTATATATTACGCACCTATGAAACACATGACGAGCATGAATACGGCAATTGCCGCTTGTGCATTGCCGTATTGAAAGCTGGGATTTTTTTTCTCGCTGGGCATAGATTTGGAATCAAAGGCAATCAGCAGACCGGAAATGACAGCGGGTACACCCCAGGCAAAAATCAGCTGGAATTAAAAGAAGCAATCAATAAATTGGtatattttaagacattttCAATGGCATTTACCATATACGGCCATAGTTTGAGCACGAAACACAAGCTGCGACACTGCAAAAAGAGCAGCGTGATGGCCAAAAGCGCTGTCCACAGGCGGGAACTGTAGGTGCcgatgttaaataaaaagaattgcaGATACAAAGGCCAGCGTTCCACATGACCCAGCTTTGACCAGAGTATGACGCCAATGCAGCACATTAACTATAggaaatatgcataaatatttttaatattttttaataaatgcaatgtgATTTACCTGTGACAACACCAGACAGGCTGTAATGCGTTGTGGCATGCGTTTAAACCGCTTGGTAATAATCAACAGAGCCAACATCCAGCAACAGGCTGCTGCGCCAGCAACGCTTATGTCAAAGGAGAATGCATCCAGCTCATGCAAATAGTCCAAGggctttaaatttgtcaatgATATCATCTTGGCCGAGATAAACATAAGTGGAGCAGAGATAAATGTACACAACACCATGCTGCGTGCGATCTACAACgagtaaattaatttcagttaattATTTGCTTCTGAATTGAGGCTTAAATACTGCTCACCAGCTCCACTTCAACGTTATACTGCGTTGCAATGACAAAGGCACCGGGAGCTGCGGGAAAAGTGCCATAAAGAAAGCCAAAAGTACTCAACTCAGTGGTGTCATTGAAGTTATCGCCAGCCTGAATAATGTTGACAGTCTGACGGCAGACCAGAGGTAGGACCAAgctagaaatatatatatgatatttagcaaattatttattgattattaaatattttaataaataaataaatatataaaataaaaaattaattccatATTTTACTTAGAAAtcattgtataatttttaaattaaatttattaaaaactgcactattcaaataataacaaaattgtttaaataataaaaagtaataatttttgtataatataacTGAAGTTTCTTATtgttcatattattttttcaggTTTCATTTCTTATCTTTGCGTCCTCTGATAATTAGTGAATCTTGATAGTACTCACATCTTGACCAATATCAGCACACTGGGCAGCAACGATCCCATGCCCATGGTTTTGCGTTCCGCGCCAGAGCCGCCGCCTACAATTTTCAGGCCCAAAAGGAAGAGAGCTGTGGCTGAGAAACTCTGTCCGAAGACGCGCAACACACCGGCCACCATTTCAGGCAGACCATTGGGAAACAAAAAGCCACCAGCGACACCGAGCAGAGTCATCAACAGCAATGGATTGAAGAACAACGACTTAACAGTGTTCCAAACCAGAATTGAATGCTCGCCCAGGAAACGACGTTGTTTGCTCAATTGCTCAGCGGGACAGGTTTCCGGACAGAGTGGCGGATTCCTAGTAACTTCCTCCTTGTTTTTGATAATCTTGCTGATTTCCATGAGTACCAAACCAATGGGATTCAGAATGGCCAATGAAATAGGCGCCATTAGATACAAATACGAAGCATACTCTGGATGCACTTTCTCGTAAAGAGCCATAACTAAAATGAATCAAAGATATTAGATATAGCTCAATTGGCAATAGCTGTAGTAGTTACCTATTGGATATCCAATGGCAAAATCGTTGCTCTGCGTGCAAAAGATTGCCATCAAGCCAGCACGGGCATAGTTCAAAGGTCGAGCAACCAGCAGACTAATGACGAGCACggcaaagaaaacaattgcTTTCGAGATGAGCATGGCCAGCATAAAGGTCCAATTGACGGCACTCCAGTTGAGTTTCACCAGCGACAGTAAGATCAGTGAGGGCAGGGCAAAGGTGCCCACAAATGTGGCCAATCC
This genomic interval carries:
- the LOC117788827 gene encoding integral membrane protein GPR155; the encoded protein is MDSSMYYKAVRDSAATDAALVSSSSEFAVDVSVTTSATPRVEDGVSMDNFYPALVQCFGIIICGYIAGRFKIISNAETKGLATFVGTFALPSLILLSLVKLNWSAVNWTFMLAMLISKAIVFFAVLVISLLVARPLNYARAGLMAIFCTQSNDFAIGYPIVMALYEKVHPEYASYLYLMAPISLAILNPIGLVLMEISKIIKNKEEVTRNPPLCPETCPAEQLSKQRRFLGEHSILVWNTVKSLFFNPLLLMTLLGVAGGFLFPNGLPEMVAGVLRVFGQSFSATALFLLGLKIVGGGSGAERKTMGMGSLLPSVLILVKILVLPLVCRQTVNIIQAGDNFNDTTELSTFGFLYGTFPAAPGAFVIATQYNVEVELIARSMVLCTFISAPLMFISAKMISLTNLKPLDYLHELDAFSFDISVAGAAACCWMLALLIITKRFKRMPQRITACLVLSQLMCCIGVILWSKLGHVERWPLYLQFFLFNIGTYSSRLWTALLAITLLFLQCRSLCFVLKLWPYMLIFAWGVPAVISGLLIAFDSKSMPSEKKNPSFQYGNAQAAIAVFMLVMCFIVTVGCLVLQQRYKKRYEKYLTYTRELSNPDSAPSDLHSTVSTANLLANVDRSSIRQSARTTSYSSSSDDDDIIPTADVTVQRSNGGCGSGSGNCCSGSAVTTPTTASTVVMDIEDLLNRSRQRNVMDPKDLDKIDTAPPTESHMCSSSYNCGPSTSRQGCQNIIERYEEQTRSGLEPLEHTSDCDEHQTLKHTILLIILLCSMFVGLAVSIWTLVMEGMSGIYLELSFLDAFLNFGQGLIVLAVFISDTGELLMPLIKFWRKIWYGANVVSLPHWSSLRPDTKQICEQFRNHHLENCKKDIAKDRRWRIRVYRKVFYGSEFVSWLIEVGLSKDRMEAVHYARHLVDGRVLRHINNVYHFEDKQLLYNFCSRI